In one Deinococcus detaillensis genomic region, the following are encoded:
- a CDS encoding ABC transporter permease has product MLNFVIRRVLALPLIMLAVTFLIVLVMQLIPPEQRAVAFTTNLQQLDRVQEIIKTNHLDGSVFEQYGLWLGQALSGNLGFSRTSGQPVTATLLARFPATLELTLFTLIPLVWVGIWLGGQAAVHRNRLPDAVIRIIAVLGYSIPSFVLGVWLLVIFYGALDWLPGTGNISNDSALLLMTGSVRHVTGLVTIDAPLSGRLDVFWDGLKHLILPSFTLLVVGIPALIKGTRASMIEALHSDYIRTARAKGITERVVIHKHARRNAMLPVATLISLSVSGLLQGAVLAETLYGYPGVGAWDAQAAAAGGHPRALGNFTRLLSHYVREQGLLSLEEGVRRMTSLPAEHLRLKDRGELRGGAYADVVIFDPATIQDKATYAESNNLSVGVQGVWVNGVQTLNDGQHTGALPGMRLYGPGAATSGRAG; this is encoded by the coding sequence ATGCTGAACTTCGTTATCCGCCGCGTGCTGGCGCTGCCGCTGATCATGCTGGCGGTAACGTTTCTGATTGTGCTGGTGATGCAGCTCATCCCGCCGGAGCAGCGGGCGGTGGCCTTTACCACCAACTTGCAGCAACTGGACCGCGTGCAGGAGATCATCAAGACCAACCACCTCGACGGCAGCGTCTTTGAGCAGTACGGGTTGTGGCTGGGACAGGCGCTCAGCGGCAACCTGGGCTTCTCACGCACCAGTGGGCAGCCGGTGACCGCCACGCTGCTGGCCCGCTTTCCCGCCACCCTGGAGCTGACCCTCTTTACGCTTATTCCGCTGGTGTGGGTGGGGATCTGGCTGGGCGGGCAGGCCGCCGTTCACCGCAACCGCCTGCCCGACGCCGTGATCCGGATCATCGCCGTGCTGGGCTACAGCATTCCCAGTTTTGTGCTGGGCGTCTGGCTGCTGGTGATCTTTTACGGCGCGCTGGACTGGCTGCCCGGCACCGGCAACATCAGCAACGACAGCGCTCTTTTGCTGATGACCGGCAGCGTGCGCCACGTCACCGGCCTGGTGACAATAGACGCCCCGCTGAGCGGGCGGCTGGACGTCTTCTGGGACGGCCTCAAGCACCTGATTTTGCCTTCCTTTACCTTGCTGGTGGTCGGCATTCCAGCGCTGATTAAAGGCACCCGCGCCAGCATGATCGAGGCGCTGCACAGCGATTACATCCGCACCGCCCGCGCCAAGGGCATTACCGAGAGAGTCGTGATCCATAAGCACGCCCGCCGCAACGCCATGTTGCCGGTCGCCACCCTCATCAGCCTGAGCGTCTCGGGCCTGCTGCAAGGCGCGGTGCTGGCCGAAACGCTCTACGGCTACCCCGGTGTGGGCGCGTGGGACGCTCAAGCTGCAGCGGCAGGCGGCCACCCCCGGGCGCTGGGCAATTTCACCCGCTTGCTGAGCCACTACGTGCGTGAGCAAGGTCTGCTGAGTCTCGAAGAAGGCGTGCGCCGCATGACCAGCCTGCCCGCCGAGCACCTGCGCCTCAAAGACAGGGGAGAGTTGCGGGGAGGCGCTTACGCCGATGTGGTAATTTTTGATCCGGCGACCATCCAAGACAAAGCCACCTACGCCGAGTCCAATAACCTCTCGGTGGGCGTGCAGGGCGTGTGGGTCAACGGCGTGCAGACCTTGAATGACGGTCAGCACACGGGGGCCTTGCCGGGCATGCGGCTCTACGGGCCGGGGGCGGCGACTTCGGGGCGTGCCGGTTGA
- a CDS encoding MurR/RpiR family transcriptional regulator gives MTSLASAPMGSAVERLRAGVEELSQRDQRVARFCIDHAEEVPFLSAGELAGRLGISGAAITRFSQRVGYDGYPHFQKTVRHDLRATLGLKQPGPQNAVVADFWASERANLENLAALPEQQLLLFAQAIAQARRVWIVGARSSYGLALMAEALLSSFRPRVEAHSADLLLSRPEQFLELTAEDAVLVYTLRRYSRATTQVVTALHERGVTVLLLTDQGASPLGKLARHCLRLPTQGSEAAASVAPFVSVTSLMIVLVARAWKGDHFKQTEALKAEFGVYEY, from the coding sequence ATGACAAGCCTTGCCAGCGCTCCAATGGGTTCGGCGGTCGAGCGCCTCCGTGCCGGAGTAGAGGAGCTGAGCCAGCGGGATCAGCGCGTCGCCCGCTTTTGTATTGACCACGCCGAGGAAGTGCCGTTTTTGAGTGCGGGTGAATTGGCCGGGCGCTTGGGCATCAGCGGCGCGGCCATCACCCGTTTTAGCCAGCGGGTCGGCTACGACGGCTATCCGCACTTCCAAAAGACGGTGCGCCATGACCTCCGGGCCACCCTCGGCCTCAAACAGCCGGGGCCTCAAAACGCCGTCGTCGCTGATTTTTGGGCCAGCGAACGCGCCAATCTGGAGAATCTTGCGGCGCTGCCAGAGCAGCAACTGCTCCTTTTCGCGCAGGCCATCGCGCAGGCCCGCCGGGTCTGGATCGTGGGTGCCCGCTCCTCATACGGTCTGGCGCTGATGGCCGAAGCGCTGTTGTCTTCGTTTCGGCCACGCGTCGAAGCGCACTCCGCCGATCTGCTGCTCAGCCGCCCCGAGCAGTTCCTCGAACTGACGGCTGAAGACGCCGTGCTGGTCTACACCCTGCGGCGCTACAGCCGCGCCACCACCCAAGTCGTCACCGCCCTGCACGAGCGCGGTGTCACGGTGCTGCTGCTGACCGATCAGGGCGCTTCGCCGCTCGGTAAGTTGGCCCGTCACTGCCTGCGCCTGCCCACCCAAGGTTCTGAAGCCGCCGCTTCGGTTGCGCCGTTTGTCAGCGTCACCTCGCTGATGATCGTGCTGGTTGCCAGAGCATGGAAGGGTGACCACTTCAAGCAAACCGAAGCCCTCAAAGCCGAGTTCGGCGTGTACGAATACTGA